In the genome of Fischerella sp. PCC 9605, the window GTAGCTAGGGCTGACCTACGCTAAAATTAAAACGGTTTAATCAAGGCATGAGTAGGGAATTGAACAATGGCAACAGAGACAGTGACTCTTCAAATCCCAGAAATACTCTATCAGCGTTTAGTCAATACTGCCCACGCGCAACGTCGCCCCATTGAAGAGGTAATAGTTCATGCTTTGCAAGTAGGTAGTCCTCCGGAATGGGATGATGTACCAGAGGAATTCCAAGCTGACCTTGCGGCTTTAGATAAACTAGATGACAATAGCTTGTGGCAAATTGTCCGCAGTCGCAAAACAGCAGAGCAAATGGAGCGATACAACTTTCTGCTAGAGCGTAACTCTAGTGGTAACATTACAGATGCAGAACAATTGGAACTAATAAAACTGCGTCACGAAGCTGACTGTTTTATGCTTTGTAAAGCCCAAGCTGCTGTGTTACTCCGTTGGCGAGGACATCATGTGCCGACTCCTTAAATAGTTGTGTCTAAATATATTCCTGAAAGCTTACGAAATCAAATAGCTGCTAGCGATAAAGGACGTTGCTGTTATTGCTTAACTACTGAAGCCAATAGCGGCATTCCCATGACCCATGACCATATTCAACCCCGCTCAAAAGGTGGAGAAACTACCTTTGAAAATCTTTGTTTGGCTTGTCGATCTTGCAATGAATTTAAAGCTGATTCAACCGAAGCTATAGACCCTTTAACTGGGGAAACAACACCCCTGTTTAATCCGCGTACACAGAGATGGTCTGACCATTTTACTTGGAGTTCTGATGCTACAAAAGTTGAAGGTTTAACTACTATTGGTAGGGCTACAATTGTTTGCCTGCGAATGAATAATCCAGTAATAGTTGTTGCACGACGACGTTGGACAATTAGTGGTTGGCATCCTCCTGATGATTGACCAGAATAAAATTTAGGTGTAGGGTACGCTAATTCCGAATAATATCAAATTTAGAATAATAGGCTTATTTTAACATTTATACTTTTGTGAAGCCGAAAGTCTTTGTGTTGGGTTGTGCTTACCTACACACAGAAAAATCAACTTAAACTAAAATCAAAATGACTTGCTCGCTTTACTGGTGGATATTGTGAACATGTTTGAATTTCAGCAAAGGGCTAGCCGATGAGCGAAGTAGATATCCTGGGGATTGATTTAGGGACAACCAATTCTGCGATCGCACTGTAGGGCTACCTTGCGCGGTAATCGCTTTGCTCCCATACTGACCGCACTTGCATCGAAAGTATATTAATAAAAAAAACCCGCTCGTCGTTTTTCCAGGTAAGCACGGAAGTAGCCTCATACAGATAGTACTAGCACGATCGCGCCTATGCCCAACCCCTTAGTAGATTGATCGGTCGTGGTGAAGCGATTTTAAAAAGTCAGCGTACGCTCAAGGCATCAAGATTCGCTGATTGTAATATGGGAATATATAAGGAAATGCTTATACTGAACCACAATCAATTTCTTGTGTCCTTTTGGGAATATTTCTGCATTGAGCTTTTGTTGCAATTGATGAATTAGCTAGCAAAGAGACGAATCTTTTTCGGAACTAGCT includes:
- a CDS encoding HNH endonuclease translates to MSKYIPESLRNQIAASDKGRCCYCLTTEANSGIPMTHDHIQPRSKGGETTFENLCLACRSCNEFKADSTEAIDPLTGETTPLFNPRTQRWSDHFTWSSDATKVEGLTTIGRATIVCLRMNNPVIVVARRRWTISGWHPPDD